A genome region from Panicum virgatum strain AP13 chromosome 4K, P.virgatum_v5, whole genome shotgun sequence includes the following:
- the LOC120704779 gene encoding putative wall-associated receptor kinase-like 16 has product MEMLLQLVLGLLLLAANYASAIAIPSPQCQKQCGNVEIPYPFGIGVNCSLSVDFNISCQVQEGISKPFKGDFEVLDISLSDSTMRVLNYIVTYCYNATSNDMEVGGKYRKFDARDTPYRFSDVHNKFTVIGCNTLAYIFDSDNDTVLQSGCVSTCGKLSVADGSFSGMGYCQTVIPRGMDYYSADFDIGFNTSQISSFSRCSYAVLMEAAAFNFSTLYVNTTKFNDTYAGRAPMVFNWAIRNETSCEVAKRNKTASYACLSGNSECVDSTNGAGYVCTCSKGYQGNPYLPDGCQDYNECKDSSSCPSGSICHNTEGGYQCSCPAGRKFSDQNKTCNPDTGLIIGVTVGFVVLLISSFFGYVIIQKRKLNKVKQEHFRQHGGLLLFEKMKSERGLSFTVFTEAELMQATNNYDKSRIIGRGGHGTVYKGIVKDNMSIAIKRCSLIDERQKKEFGQEMLILSQINHKNIVKLVGCCLEVEVPMLVYEFIPNGTLFDLIHGKNQALQISFSTLLRIAHEAAEGLHFLHSYASPPIIHGDVKSANILLDHNYMAKVSDFGASILAPSDKEQYVTMVQGTCGYLDPEYMQTCQLTEKSDVYSFGVILLEVLTGQEPLKLDGPEKQRSLSSNFLSAMKENNLDVVLPTHMKGQESNELIRGLAELAKQCLDMFGINRPSMKEVADELGRLRKISLHPWVRLEAETETQSLLSGTSTGRFDIECATTRYPTQEGENLPMNPRSSYYAR; this is encoded by the exons ATGGAAATGCTCCTGCAGCTTGTCCTCGGTCTTCTACTTCTTGCGGCAAATTATGCCTCCGCTATTGCCATTCCTAGCCCTCAGTGCCAAAAGCAGTGTGGCAACGTCGAGATACCGTATCCATTCGGCATCGGCGTCAACTGCTCACTGTCAGTAGACTTCAACATCAGCTGCCAAGTCCAAGAGGGCATCTCCAAACCATTCAAAGGCGATTTTGAGGTGCTCGATATTTCCTTGTCTGATAGCACGATGCGGGTGCTCAACTACATCGTCACATACTGCTACAACGCTACCTCCAATGATATGGAGGTCGGCGGCAAATATAGAAAATTTGACGCACGAGATACCCCGTACCGCTTCTCGGACGTCCACAACAAGTTCACAGTCATCGGGTGCAACACCCTTGCCTACATCTTCGACAGCGATAATGACACTGTCTTACAGAGCGGGTGCGTTTCAACATGCGGTAAGCTGTCAGTGGCCGACGGCTCCTTCTCCGGCATGGGCTACTGTCAGACGGTGATCCCCAGAGGGATGGACTATTACAGCGCTGACTTTGACATCGGCTTTAACACAAGCCAAATCTCAAGTTTCAGCCGATGCAGCTACGCCGTGTTGATGGAGGCGGCAGCGTTCAACTTCAGCACCCTGTACGTCAACACGACCAAGTTCAATGACACGTATGCTGGGCGAGCACCCATGGTGTTTAACTGGGCTATAAGAAACGAGACTTCATGTGAGGTGGCCAAACGAAACAAGACAGCAAGTTACGCATGCCTTAGTGGCAATAGCGAGTGTGTGGACTCCACCAACGGAGCAGGGTATGTGTGCACTTGCTCAAAAGGATACCAAGGCAACCCTTATCTTCCAGATGGATGCCAAG ATTACAACGAATGTAAAGACAGCTCCTCATGCCCCTCGGgcagcatctgccacaacacaGAAGGAGGATACCAGTGTTCGTGTCCAGCTGGAAGGAAGTTTTCTGACCAAAACAAAACATGTAACCCTGATACAGGCCTAATAATAG GAGTTACTGTCGGCTTCGTTGTTCTCCTGATTTCCTCCTTCTTTGGATACGTTATCATTCAAAAGAGAAAACTGAACAAAGTTAAGCAAGAACATTTTCGACAGCATGGAGGCCTGCTTTTGTTTGAGAAGATGAAATCAGAAAGAGGTCTCTCCTTCACGGTATTTACCGAAGCTGAACTTATGCAAGCCACAAACAACTACGACAAGAGCAGAATAATTGGAAGAGGGGGCCATGGAACAGTCTACAAAGGAATAGTCAAGGACAACATGTCTATTGCTATTAAGCGATGTTCGCTAATCGACGAAAGGCAAAAGAAGGAATTTGGTCAAGAAATGCTAATACTTTCCCAGATCAATCACAAAAACATTGTCAAACTCGTGGGTTGTTGCCTAGAAGTGGAAGTTCCAATGCTAGTCTATGAGTTCATCCCAAATGGCACATTGTTTGACCTTATCCATGGCAAGAATCAAGCATTACAAATTTCTTTCAGCACCCTCCTAAGGATTGCTCATGAAGCTGCGGAAGGACTCCATTTCCTACACTCGTATGCATCTCCTCCAATCATCCATGGTGACGTGAAAAGCGCTAACATCCTTCTTGACCATAACTACATGGCAAAGGTGTCGGACTTTGGAGCCTCAATACTAGCCCCATCCGACAAAGAGCAGTATGTGACCATGGTTCAAGGTACGTGTGGCTATCTCGACCCAGAATACATGCAAACATGCCAACTAACAGAAAAGAGTGATGTCTATAGCTTTGGAGTTATTCTGTTGGAGGTTCTCACTGGCCAAGAGCCTCTAAAGTTGGATGGGCCTGAGAAACAAAGAAGCTTGTCATCAAATTTCCTATCAGCTATGAAGGAGAACAATCTAGACGTGGTGTTGCCGACTCACATGAAGGGACAAGAGAGCAATGAACTGATAAGAGGGCTCGCAGAGCTAGCCAAGCAATGCCTGGATATGTTTGGCATTAATAGGCCATCCATGAAGGAGGTTGCCGATGAGCTTGGCAGATTGAGAAAGATTTCGTTGCATCCTTGGGTACGACTGGAAGCAGAGACCGAAACTCAAAGCCTTCTTAGCGGTACATCGACAGGTAGGTTTGATATAGAATGTGCTACTACCAGGTATCCTACACAAGAAGGTGAGAACCTTCCGATGAATCCAAGGAGTTCGTACTATGCTAGGTGA